A portion of the Manihot esculenta cultivar AM560-2 chromosome 2, M.esculenta_v8, whole genome shotgun sequence genome contains these proteins:
- the LOC110607364 gene encoding eukaryotic translation initiation factor 5B — MGRKKPTAREEENPPAVGGGKSKKKQLVIDDDEYSIGTNLSEEPQIQEEKVAVAGKKKGKKGNQKGVHTKEEDEEKQDVEEEEEAQEIVFAGKKKSKGKKSGGNSVFSASSFGLLGDEDNDDEEKSDLTGDKDSDVEDEPVVSFTGKKKSSKKGNKSGTSLFSAAADLLDDDNEGDVIDETENGGDDMPVIEFTGKKKSSKGGKKGGGSVFAAASFDVLDDNEEEEKKDEDEDAAAITFSGKKKKSSKSTKKGGNKFSSAFLDEEIDEEASVSGSVKTSDTAEVEDEDGLVIAFTGKKKSSKKKGNSHSVSSTLNDGEGSETADMAEQPPSIVEASDTRVHIGNEIAETSKNKKKKKNKSGRTAQEEEDLDKLLAELGDGLPVEKPSAPPPQVESVQVQPDPVASADAAGEKEVEEEKEESAAAKKKKKKKEKEKEKKAAAAAAAASERREEKVEEAKIETNEPKKSDTKSKAAEKKVPKHVREMQEAIARRKEMEERKAREEEEKRRKEEEERRRQEELERQAEEARRRKKEREKEKLLKKKQEGKLLTGKQKEEQRRLEAMRNQILANAGITIPTGDKEGAPTKRPKYQSKKSKPTHNHANGAAPTKVEENVEKKEKEHEQQDAEPEVESMELEKVEEEESVNVEEKPQVVNGADENGMEQDDDDEEEWDAKSWDDVNLNVKGAFDDEEIDSEPETVVKKETKSAALASQSSVPPAASKPAPVLPQMPLPSQPVRSQDAENKKSQPEVDTTDKNRRKDIVGKNKTSPSDATPKQGEENLRSPICCIMGHVDTGKTKLLDCIRGTNVQEGEAGGITQQIGATYFPAENIRERTKELKADAKLKVPGLLVIDTPGHESFTNLRSRGSGLCDIAILVVDIMHGLEPQTIESLNLLKMRNTEFIVALNKVDRLYGWKVCRNAPIVKAMKQQSKDVQNEFNMRLTQIITQFKEQGLNTELYYKNKEMGETFSIVPTSAISGEGIPDLLLLLVQWTQKTMVEKLTFSNEVQCTVLEVKVIEGHGTTIDVVLVNGVLHEGDQIVVCGLQGPIVTTIRALLTPHPMKEIRVKGTYLHHKEIKAAQGIKITAQGLEHAIAGTGLYVVGPDDDLDDVMESAMEDMRSVMSRIDKSGEGVYVQASTLGSLEALLEFLKSPAVSIPVSGIGIGPVHKKDVMKASVMLEKKKEYATILAFDVKVTQEARELADELGVKIFLADIIYHLFDQFKAYIDNLKEEKKKEAADEAVFPCILKILPNCIFNKKDPIVLGVDVIDGIAKIGTPICIPERDFIDIGRIASIENNHKPVDYAKKGQKVAIKIVGSNSEEQQKMFGRHFEIEDLLISHISRRSIDILKANYRDDLSMDEWKLVVKLKNIFKIP; from the exons ATGGGTCGAAAGAAGCCAACTGCGCGTGAGGAAGAGAATCCGCCCGCCGTGGGTGGTGGGAAATCAAAGAAAAAGCAGCTGGTTATCGACGATGATGAGTACTCAATTGGTACGAATTTGTCTGAGGAGCCTCAAATTCAGGAAGAGAAAGTTGCGGTTGCTGGGAAAAAGAAGGGCAAAAAGGGGAATCAAAAAGGTGTGCATACTAAAGAGGAGGATGAGGAAAAGCAGGAcgtagaagaggaagaagaagcacAGGAGATTGTCTTTGCGGGAAAGAAGAAGTCGAAAGGAAAGAAGAGCGGGGGTAACAGTGTGTTTTCAGCATCAAGCTTTGGATTACTAGGAGATGAAGATAATGATGATGAGGAGAAATCTGATTTAACAGGTGATAAAGATAGTGATGTAGAGGATGAACCAGTTGTAAGCTTCACTGGAAagaaaaaatcatcaaagaagggTAACAAGAGTGGCACTAGTTTGTTTAGTGCTGCAGCTGATCTGCTCGATGATGATAATGAAGGGGACGTGATTGATGAAACTGAGAATGGTGGTGATGATATGCCAGTTATTGAGTTTACTGGGAAAAAGAAGTCCTCCAAGGGTGGCAAGAAGGGGGGTGGTAGTGTGTTTGCAGCAGCTAGTTTTGATGTGTTAGATGACaacgaggaggaggagaagaaggatgAGGATGAAGATGCTGCCGCTATTACTTTCTCAGGTAAAAAGAAGAAGTCATCCAAGTCTACCAAGAAGGGTGGTAATAAGTTCAGCTCAGCATTTCTTGATGAGGAGATTGATGAAGAGGCTTCTGTGTCTGGTTCTGTTAAAACTAGCGATACAGCAGAAGTTGAGGATGAAGATGGGCTGGTTATTGCATTCACAGGTAAAAAGAAGTCATCTAAGAAAAAAGGAAATTCTCATAGTGTTTCTTCCACATTGAATGATGGGGAAGGAAGTGAGACTGCTGACATGGCTGAGCAACCACCTAGCATTGTTGAAGCTAGTGATACTCGGGTTCACATAGGTAATGAGATTGCCGAAACTTCaaagaacaagaagaaaaagaagaataaaagtGGAAGGACAGCTCAAGAAGAGGAAGATTTGGATAAGCTTCTTGCAGAGCTTGGTGATGGGCTGCCAGTTGAAAAACCCTCTGCACCCCCTCCCCAAGTGGAGAGTGTTCAGGTGCAGCCTGATCCAGTTGCATCAGCGGATGCTGCAGGTGAGAAGGaagttgaagaagaaaaggaggagTCTGCTGCtgcaaagaagaagaaaaagaagaaggagaaggagaaggagaagaaagctGCAGCTGCAGCTGCAGCTGCTTCAGAAAGGAGGGAAGAAAAAGTGGAAGAAGCAAAAATAGAAACAAATGAACCAAAAAAGAGTGATACGAAAAGTAAAGCTGCTGAGAAGAAAGTGCCAAAGCATGTTAGAGAGATGCAAGAAGCAATTGCTAGGCGAAAAGAGATGGAGGAGAGGAAGGCCAGAGAGGAAGAGGAGAAGAGaaggaaagaagaagaggaaaggcGTAGACAAGAAGAACTTGAGAGACAAGCAGAAGAGGCAAGGCGCAGGAAGAAGGAAAGGGAAAAGGAGAAACTGTTGAAGAAGAAACAAGAAGGCAAGCTCTTAACAGGAAAGCAGAAGGAAGAACAAAGGCGTTTAGAGGCTATGAGGAATCAAATACTTGCTAATGCTGGTATTACCATCCCAACAGGAGACAAAGAAGGTGCACCAACAAAAAGACCCAAGTACCAGTCCAAGAAGTCAAAACCAACTCATAATCATGCAAATGGTGCTGCTCCAACTAAGGTGGAAGAAAAtgttgaaaaaaaagaaaaagagcatGAACAACAAGATGCTGAGCCTGAAGTAGAATCGATGGAATTAGAGAAGGTTGAAGAGGAGGAATCAGTGAATGTGGAAGAGAAACCACAAGTTGTCAATGGAGCTGATGAGAATGGAATGGAgcaagatgatgatgatgaggaggAATGGGATGCAAAGAGCTGGGATGATGTTAACCTTAATGTTAAGGGCGCTTTTGATGATGAGGAGATTGATTCTGAACCTGAAACTGTTGTAAAGAAAGAGACAAAAAGTGCTGCTTTGGCTTCTCAAAGTTCAG tGCCCCCGGCAGCCTCAAAGCCTGCGCCAGTTTTGCCCCAAATGCCTCTTCCCTCGCAGCCAGTTAGATCTCAGGATGCTGAAAATAAGAAATCTCAACCTGAAGTTGATACTACCGACAAAAATAGGAGAAAAGATATTGttggaaaaaataaaacatcACCTTCAGATGCCACCCCTAAACAGGGTGAAGAAAACCTCCGTTCTCCTATTTGCTGTATTATGGGCCATGTCGATACTGGTAAAACCAAGTTGCTGGATTGTATCCGAGGCACTAATGTTCAGGAAGGTGAGGCTGGGGGTATAACACAGCAGATTGGTGCAACATACTTTCCTGCTGAGAACATTAGGGAGAGAACAAAGGAATTAAAAGCTGATGCAAAATTGAAAGTCCCTGGTCTTTTGGTTATTGATACACCTGGTCATGAGTCCTTTACAAATCTGCGGTCAAGGGGTTCAGGTTTGTGCGATATTGCGATCTTGGTGGTTGACATTATGCATGGCTTGGAGCCTCAAACAATAGAATCACTCAATCTCTTGAAGATGAGAAATACAGAATTCATTGTTGCATTGAATAAG GTGGACAGACTCTATGGATGGAAAGTTTGCCGCAATGCACCAATAGTGAAGGCAATGAAGCAACAGTCAAAGGATGTGCAAAATGAATTCAATATGAGACTTACACAG ATTATAACTCAATTCAAGGAACAAGGGCTAAATACTGAACTGTACTATAAAAACAAGGAAATGGGAGAAACTTTCAGTATTGTCCCTACAAGTGCTATTAG TGGAGAAGGCATTCCTGACTTATTATTGTTACTGGTTCAATGGACTCAAAAAACTATGGTTGAGAAACTCACATTTAGCAATGAAGTGCAG TGTACTGTGTTGGAGGTCAAGGTCATTGAAGGCCATGGAACAACAATTGATGTGGTGTTAGTCAATGGTGTTCTTCATGAGGGAGATCAAATAGTTGTTTGTGGCTTGCAG GGGCCCATTGTTACAACTATTCGAGCATTATTGACACCCCATCCCATGAAGGAGATCCGGGTTAAG GGTACGTACCTACACCATAAAGAGATCAAGGCTGCACAGGGCATCAAGATCACTGCACAG GGCCTTGAGCATGCTATTGCTGGCACAGGTCTATATGTGGTAGGACCTGATGATGATTTGGATGATGTCATGGAATCTGCAATGGAGGACATGAGGTCGGTGATGAGCCGGATTGACAAGAGTGGTGAGGGGGTTTATGTCCAAGCATCTACCCTTGGGTCATTGGAAGCATTGCTGGAGTTTTTGAAGTCACCGGCGGTGAGCATTCCTGTTAGTGGCATAGGCATAGGCCCAGTACATAAGAAGGATGTTATGAAGGCCAGTGTAATGCTTGAGAAGAAAAAGGAATATGCCACTATCTTGGCATTTGATGTCAAAGTGACGCAAGAAGCTCGAGAACTTGCAGATGAATTGGGTGTAAAGATTTTCCTTGCTGATATTATCTATCATTTATTTGATCAATTCAAGGCTTATATTGACAAcctaaaggaagaaaaaaagaaggaagCTGCAGATGAAGCCGTCTTCCCATGCATTCTCAAGATTTTACCAAATTGCATTTTCAATAAGAAAGATCCAATTGTCTTGGGAGTTGATGTTATTGATGGCATAGCCAAG ATTGGGACTCCAATTTGTATTCCTGAAAGAGATTTTATTGACATTGGTCGGATTGCATCCATTGAGAATAACCATAAACCTGTTGACTATGCCAAGAAGGGCCAGAAGGTGGCCATTAAG ATTGTCGGCTCCAACTCTGAGGAGCAGCAAAAAATGTTTGGCAGACATTTTGAGATTGAAGATTTACTCATCAGCCACATATCAAGGAGGTCGATTGATATTCTGAAAGCTAATTATCGG GATGATCTGTCCATGGATGAGTGGAAGCTGGTCGTGAAACTTAAGAACATTTTCAAGATACCTTAG
- the LOC110609594 gene encoding 50S ribosomal protein L3-2, mitochondrial — MSVLSRDLIPRFHRLLTLGTKTTSVAAKPTTFYLLRMFSTDSLMDGFEIENQGARIIEAKPSIMTPSSKRTGVIALKCGMTAIWDKWGQRIPVTVLRVDDNIVTQVKTVEKEGHFALQIGYGSKKAKHLTKPEMGHFRAQNVPLKRKLREFRVTEDALIPVGTSIGVRHFVPGQFIDVTGITRGKGFQGGMKRHGFKGMPASHGASLSHRSIGSTGQRDAPGKVFKGKKMPGRMGGDQATVKNVWVYKIHPARNLIWVRGQVPGAEGNFVFLKDAVYKKPDISSLPFPTHFATEDEDTSEPVIAELGDVDPFMAAD; from the exons ATGTCGGTCCTTTCGAGAGACCTCATTCCTCGTTTCCACCGGCTTCTTACACTTGGTACTAAGACAACATCAGTAGCAGCAAAACCAACAACGTTCTACTTGCTTAGGATGTTCAGCACTGACTCTTTAATGGATGGGTTCGAGATTGAAAACCAAGGGGCTCGGATCATTGAAGCAAAGCCCAGCATCATGACCCCTAGTTCTAAGCGAACTGGAGTTATTGCTCTCAAGTGTGGAATGACTGCTATTTGGGATAAATGGGGCCAAAGGATTCCCGTTACTGTACTTCGGGTAGACGATAACATCGTTACTCAGGTCAAGACAGTTGAGAAGGAAGGCCATTTTGCCTTACAG ATTGGTTATGGGTCGAAGAAGGCAAAACATTTGACGAAGCCTGAAATGGGTCATTTCAGAGCTCAGAATGTTCCattgaaaaggaaattgagGGAGTTCCGTGTGACAGAAGATGCACTTATCCCTGTTGGTACTTCCATTGGGGTTCGCCATTTTGTTCCGGGTCAATTCATTGATGTCACAGGAATTACCAGAGGAAAAGGGTTTCAG GGTGGTATGAAAAGACATGGGTTTAAAGGAATGCCAGCAAGTCATGGTGCATCATTGTCACATCGAAGTATTGGTTCTACTGGTCAAAGGGATGCTCCTGGTAAG GTATTTAAAGGCAAGAAGATGCCTGGGCGCATGGGTGGGGATCAGGCAACAGTTAAAAATGTATGGGTCTACAAAATACATCCAGCAAGGAATTTGATATGGGTGAGAGGCCAG GTTCCCGGTGCCGAAGGAAACTTTGTGTTTCTAAAAGATGCTGTTTACAAGAAACCTGATATTTCATCACTTCCATTCCCTACCCACTTTGCAACAGAAGATGAGGATACGTCAGAACCCGTAATTGCTGAACTTGGAGATGTAGATCCATTCATGGCTGCAGATTAG
- the LOC110608749 gene encoding vacuolar iron transporter homolog 1, with amino-acid sequence MAINADNYKFPLAINDVEQQETALELEEPNNKDDFDYSKRAQWLRAAVLGANDGLVSTASLMMGVGAVKQDIKAMILTGFAGMVAGACSMAIGEFVSVYSQLDIELAQMKRDQQREASNNERKQENGEEEEKESLPNPLQAAAASALAFSVGAMVPLLSASFIRNYKVRLGAVVGAVSLALLVFGWLGAVLGKAPAVRSSARVLVGGLMAMAITFGLTKLIGSSAL; translated from the coding sequence ATGGCAATCAACGCCGATAATTATAAGTTTCCTCTAGCAATCAATGATGTTGAGCAACAGGAAACAGCACTAGAGCTTGAAGAACCCAATAACAAGGACGACTTTGACTACTCAAAAAGAGCACAATGGCTACGTGCAGCTGTTCTTGGGGCCAACGATGGTTTAGTCTCCACTGCATCGTTGATGATGGGCGTTGGTGCTGTGAAACAAGACATTAAGGCCATGATACTTACTGGGTTTGCAGGGATGGTTGCCGGAGCTTGTAGTATGGCGATAGGAGAGTTCGTTTCTGTGTACTCACAGCTGGATATCGAGTTGGCTCAAATGAAGAGAGACCAGCAAAGAGAAGCTAGTAATAATGAAAGGAAAcaagaaaatggagaagaagaagagaaagagagctTGCCAAATCCACTGCAAGCAGCTGCAGCCTCAGCTCTTGCATTTTCAGTTGGTGCAATGGTGCCGCTATTGTCTGCTTCTTTTATAAGGAACTACAAGGTGAGGCTGGGTGCTGTAGTTGGTGCAGTGAGTTTGGCTTTGTTGGTCTTTGGATGGTTAGGGGCTGTGTTGGGGAAGGCACCAGCGGTTAGGTCTTCTGCTAGGGTTTTGGTTGGTGGGCTAATGGCTATGGCTATAACCTTTGGACTAACCAAGTTGATTGGGTCAAGTGCCCTCTGA
- the LOC110610164 gene encoding fructose-1,6-bisphosphatase, cytosolic produces MDHAADAHRTDLMTITRFVLNEQSKHPASRGDFTILLNHIVLGCKFVCSAVNKAGLAKLIGLAGETNVQGEEQKKLDVLSNEVFIKALVSSGRTCILVSEEDDEAIFVEPGKRGKYCVVFDPLDGSSNIDCGVSIGTIFGIYMVKHGNEPTLDDVLQPGSNMVAAGYCMYGSSCMLVLSTGSGVNGFTLDPSLGEFILTHPDIKIPKKGKIYSVNEGNAKNWDGPTAKYVERCKFPKDGSSPKSLRYVGSMVADVHRTLLYGGIFLYPADKKSPNGKLRVLYEVFPMSFLMEQAGGQSFTGKQQALHLVPEKIHQRSPIFLGSYDDVEEIKALYAAENAEA; encoded by the exons atggaTCACGCAGCAGATGCCCACCGGACCGATTTGATGACCATAACGAGGTTTGTATTGAATGAGCAATCAAAGCACCCGGCTTCTCGTGGGGATTTCACTATCTTGCTCAATCATATTGTTCTTGGCTGCAAATTCGTTTGCTCAGCTGTTAACAAG GCGGGTCTCGCCAAGCTTATTGGACTTGCTGGGGAGACAAATGTTCAG GGTGAAGAGCAAAAGAAACTGGATGTGCTTTCAAATGAAGTATTCATCAAGGCTTTAGTAAGCAGTGGACGAACA TGCATACTTGTCTCTGAAGAAGATGATGAGGCAATATTTGTGGAGCCTGGCAAGCGTGGAAA GTACTGCGTTGTGTTCGATCCATTGGATGGATCCTCCAACATTGACTGTGGTGTTTCTATTGGAACG ATCTTTGGGATTTACATGGTGAAACATGGCAATGAACCAACTCTAGATGATGTTTTGCAACCTGGATCAAATATGGTTGCAGCTGGCTATTGCATGTATGGAAGCTCTTGCATG CTTGTGTTGAGCACTGGAAGTGGTGTTAACGGTTTTACCCTTGATCCATCTCTTGGGGAGTTCATACTTACACATCCTGATATTAAg ATTCCAAAGAAAGGAAAGATTTATTCAGTAAATGAAGGAAATGCTAAGAACTGGGATGGTCCAACGGCCAA ATATGTAGAAAGATGCAAGTTCCCTAAGGATGGTTCCTCACCGAAGTCTCTAAGATACGTTGGAAG CATGGTGGCTGATGTCCATCGCACATTACTCTATGGGGGGATATTTTTGTACCCTGCAGACAAGAAGAGTCCCAATGGGAAGCTGCG TGTGCTGTATGAAGTCTTTCCAATGTCATTTTTGATGGAACAAGCAGGAGGTCAATCATTTACTGGCAAGCAACAG GCACTTCACTTGGTTCCAGAGAAGATACACCAGCGATCTCCAATATTTCTGGGCAGCTATGATGATGTTGAGGAAATCAAAGCACTCTATGCTGCTGAAAATGCAGAAGCTTAG
- the LOC110607576 gene encoding cytochrome b-c1 complex subunit 6-1, mitochondrial — translation MADEEPVDQKKYLEESCKPKCVKPLLEYEACVKRIKGDESGHKHCTGQYFDYWSCIDKSVAPKLFSKLK, via the exons AT GGCAGACGAGGAACCTGTTGATCAAAAGAAGTATCTTGAGGAATCTTGCAAGCCTAAATGTGTGAAGCCCCTACTTGAGTATGAG GCATGTGTTAAGAGAATTAAAGGTGACGAATCCGGACACAAGCACTGCACAGGACAATACTTTGATTATTGGTCTTGTATTGATAAAAGT GTTGCACCAAAACTATTCTCAAAACTGAAGTAA